A genomic region of Pseudomonas frederiksbergensis contains the following coding sequences:
- a CDS encoding class I SAM-dependent methyltransferase, with product MIRGLLGWLRPTPAPAPVAAPVSPVSPRDCGLTDAMLDGWFLGDSGELLKGFAITAEDTLLDVGCGEGVATLFAVRQGASVIFTDSEHDKVRDLARQVNAQTQASSLGLVSNSLPLPLADGCATKVVCMEVLEHVDAPEQFMAELVRMGRPGAQYLLSVPDPVGEHLQKGIAPPGYFQSPNHVQIFSRERFAALVEEAGLVIEHRQASGFFWVMGMIFFWASERAAGRDLGGAVRDRIQAPYPPLMESWARTWQDLLAQPNGLAIKQMLDQFMPKSQVIIARKPTDADAASRRTA from the coding sequence ATGATTCGCGGGCTGCTCGGGTGGTTGCGTCCGACACCTGCTCCCGCACCTGTGGCTGCCCCGGTAAGCCCGGTGTCGCCCCGCGATTGCGGGTTGACCGACGCGATGCTCGACGGCTGGTTCCTGGGCGACAGTGGTGAGTTACTCAAAGGCTTTGCCATCACCGCTGAGGACACGTTGCTCGATGTCGGGTGTGGCGAGGGCGTGGCGACCCTGTTTGCGGTGCGCCAGGGTGCTTCAGTGATTTTCACTGACAGCGAGCATGACAAGGTGCGTGACCTGGCCCGTCAGGTAAACGCCCAGACTCAGGCGTCGTCTCTGGGGTTGGTCAGCAACAGCCTGCCGCTGCCATTGGCCGACGGCTGTGCGACCAAAGTGGTGTGCATGGAAGTGCTGGAGCACGTCGATGCGCCTGAACAATTCATGGCCGAGCTGGTACGAATGGGCCGTCCCGGTGCTCAGTATTTGCTCAGCGTGCCGGACCCTGTGGGCGAGCACCTGCAAAAGGGCATCGCGCCGCCGGGCTACTTCCAGTCACCCAACCATGTGCAGATTTTTTCCCGGGAGCGTTTTGCCGCGCTGGTCGAGGAGGCCGGGCTGGTGATCGAGCATCGTCAGGCCAGCGGGTTTTTCTGGGTCATGGGCATGATCTTCTTCTGGGCCAGCGAACGGGCAGCCGGGCGCGATCTTGGGGGCGCGGTGCGGGATCGGATTCAGGCGCCATACCCACCCCTGATGGAGAGTTGGGCGCGAACCTGGCAAGACCTGCTGGCGCAACCCAACGGGCTGGCAATCAAGCAGATGCTCGATCAATTCATGCCAAAGAGCCAGGTGATCATTGCCCGCAAACCGACGGATGCCGATGCAGCGTCCAGGAGGACGGCATGA
- a CDS encoding acyltransferase family protein: MSRKRIMDIELLRGIAVLGVLFHHLQGSLFTDVVPLLHTITEYGQPWWGVDLFFAISGFVIARSLIPALQGCSTRQEYWQQTRNFWLRRAFRLLPSGWLWLALMLLACVFFNRSGAFGTLYANLQATLAGIAEYANFRFADSFYHYEYGTSFVYWSLSLEEQFYLLFPLLILVCRKHLVWALLALVVVQLLTLRTPILMVVRTDALALGVLLAMWSARPGYVRWEPTFLRRPWAGVSVLLVVAVALSVLATDRFTFTHYRIGAIAVLSAVLVWVASYNRDYLMPGGLLKNLMTWIGSRSYGIYLIHIPAYSLVREFIFRLQAVDLPNPAGHPILTLLIAGGLIVLLSELNYRCIEMPMRNRGAALVQRLGTARTAVPSSGVTSC, from the coding sequence ATGAGCCGCAAACGGATCATGGACATCGAATTGTTGCGGGGCATTGCAGTGCTCGGCGTACTGTTTCATCACCTGCAAGGCAGTCTGTTCACGGACGTTGTGCCGTTGCTGCACACCATTACCGAGTATGGCCAACCCTGGTGGGGCGTCGATCTGTTTTTCGCCATTTCGGGGTTTGTCATCGCTCGCAGTCTGATACCGGCGTTACAAGGCTGCAGCACGCGTCAGGAATACTGGCAACAGACGCGCAACTTCTGGCTGCGCCGAGCCTTTCGGCTGTTGCCGTCGGGCTGGCTGTGGCTGGCGCTGATGTTGCTGGCCTGTGTGTTTTTCAACCGCTCCGGGGCCTTTGGCACGTTGTACGCCAATTTGCAGGCGACCCTGGCGGGGATCGCGGAGTACGCCAATTTTCGCTTCGCCGACAGCTTCTACCACTACGAGTACGGCACCAGTTTCGTCTATTGGAGCCTGTCGCTGGAGGAGCAGTTCTACCTGTTGTTTCCGCTGCTGATCCTTGTCTGTCGCAAACACCTGGTGTGGGCACTGCTGGCGTTGGTCGTGGTGCAGTTGTTGACATTGCGCACGCCGATTCTGATGGTGGTCCGAACCGACGCGCTGGCCCTTGGCGTGCTGTTGGCCATGTGGAGTGCGCGACCCGGTTATGTGCGCTGGGAACCAACGTTTTTGCGTCGGCCATGGGCCGGTGTGTCGGTGTTGCTGGTCGTTGCGGTGGCGCTGAGTGTGCTGGCCACCGATCGCTTCACGTTCACCCACTACCGAATCGGCGCGATTGCCGTGCTCAGTGCGGTGCTGGTCTGGGTGGCGTCCTACAACCGTGATTACCTGATGCCAGGGGGACTGCTGAAGAATCTGATGACCTGGATCGGCAGTCGCTCCTACGGTATTTACCTTATTCATATCCCGGCCTATTCGCTGGTCCGCGAATTCATCTTCCGCTTGCAGGCGGTCGATCTGCCCAATCCGGCCGGGCACCCAATCCTGACCCTACTGATCGCTGGCGGGCTGATCGTCCTGTTGAGTGAGCTCAATTACCGTTGCATCGAAATGCCCATGCGTAACCGTGGCGCTGCGCTGGTGCAACGCTTGGGCACGGCCCGAACCGCCGTCCCATCCTCTGGAGTGACCTCATGCTGA
- a CDS encoding class I SAM-dependent methyltransferase: protein MLSLLKKLTAGAPVPAPVQPEAPAAKVDPYMLGLHDAILSGWFNQQTGELFTGFPVTAEDTLLDVGCGDGGNVHFCATRGAKIIIADIDAAKVEATRQRLSDTIAPSVECHVTDCNPLPIADATATRVVSTEVIEHVDDPAQFLAELVRVGKPGALYLLSVPHPSSEDLQKDIAAPEYFQKPNHIRIISEEQFKQMVSDAGLELISHSQYGFYWSMWMLLFWEAKVDFSNADHPLLNHWADTWQAVLDSPRGAQIKQALDAVVAKSQVIIARKPLAE, encoded by the coding sequence ATGCTGAGCCTTTTGAAGAAACTCACGGCGGGTGCACCCGTCCCCGCACCCGTGCAGCCAGAGGCGCCCGCGGCCAAAGTCGATCCATACATGCTGGGGCTGCACGATGCGATCCTCAGCGGCTGGTTCAACCAGCAAACCGGCGAGCTGTTCACCGGTTTCCCGGTGACCGCCGAGGACACGCTGCTCGACGTCGGCTGCGGTGACGGTGGTAACGTGCATTTCTGTGCCACGCGGGGGGCGAAGATCATCATTGCCGACATCGACGCGGCCAAGGTCGAGGCAACCCGTCAGCGTCTCAGTGACACCATTGCACCCAGCGTCGAGTGCCACGTCACAGATTGCAATCCCTTGCCGATTGCCGATGCAACCGCCACGCGGGTGGTCTCCACCGAGGTCATTGAACACGTCGATGATCCGGCACAGTTCCTCGCCGAACTGGTGCGCGTAGGCAAGCCCGGCGCGCTGTATTTGCTCAGCGTTCCGCACCCCAGTTCCGAAGATCTGCAAAAAGACATCGCCGCTCCCGAGTATTTCCAGAAGCCCAACCACATTCGCATCATCAGTGAAGAGCAGTTCAAGCAGATGGTCAGCGATGCCGGCCTCGAACTGATCAGCCATAGCCAGTACGGCTTCTACTGGTCGATGTGGATGCTGCTGTTCTGGGAAGCCAAGGTCGATTTCAGCAACGCCGATCATCCGCTGCTCAATCACTGGGCCGACACCTGGCAGGCTGTGCTGGACTCACCACGTGGAGCGCAAATCAAACAGGCGCTGGACGCCGTTGTGGCGAAAAGTCAGGTGATCATTGCTCGCAAGCCGTTGGCTGAGTAG